CCCTTCGCGATGGAGGCGTCGACGCCGGCGAGGATCCCGGCGAACGGCCCGGGCAGCCCGGCGCCGGTCAGGATCCCGGTGTAGGCCTCGACGGAGACGGCGTTGTAGGCGATCTCCTTGCCGGCCTGCTTGCCGACCTCGGCCGCGTACTCGGCGAAGCTCCAGGCGTCGTCGCCGCCCAGCTCGTACGTCGAGTTCTCGTGACCCTCGCCGGTCAGCACGGCCACGGCGGCAGCCGCGTAGTCGGCGCGCGAGGCGGAGGAGACACGGCCGTCACCGGCGGCCTGGACGACCGCGTTGTACTCCAGGACGGGGGCGAGGTTCTCGGTGAAGTTCTCGTTGTACCAGCCGTTGCGCAGCAGCGAGTAGGGCAGACCGGAGGCGAGCAGCGCCTTCTCGGTGACCCGGTGGTCGTCGGCGAGCGCGGCCGTGAGAGTGCCGGGCGCGCTGGTGTACGCGAGGAGCGCCACGCCCGCGGCCTTGGCGGCGTCGATGACGACCTGGTGCTGGGCGGGGCGGCCCTTGTCGAACTCGTTGCCGGAGATCAGCAGCACCTTGTCGCCGGCCGCGAAGACGCTGTCGAAAGTCTCGGGGCTGTTGTAGTCGGCGACCGCTATCTTCACGCCCTTGGCGGCGAAGTCGGCGGCCTTCTCCGGAGTGCGGACGACGGCGGTGATCTGCTCGGCCGGAACCTTCTCGAGCAGCTGCTCGACGACGTGGCGGCCGAGGTGTCCGGTGGCTCCGGTGACGACGATGCTCATGGTGGCGATCTCCTTGTGGGGTGCGGTGGTACTAACCATAGGGGATGCGCTAACTTAAAGAAAGTACCCACTTTGAAGTAAGGTACTGGCATGACAGTAAGTACGGAACGGATCCTCCCGGAAGCGCCGACGGGTGAGGCGATGTGCCCCCACCGCCTGGTCCTGGAGCACGTGACGAGCCGCTGGGGCGTCCTGGTGCTGATCCAGCTCCTGGACCGCCCGTACCGCTTCAGCGAACTCCGCCGCGCGATCGGCCGGGTCAGCGAGAAGATGCTGACGCAGACGTTGCAGACGCTGGAGCGGGACGGCCTGGTGCACCGGGATGCCAGGCCGGTGATCCCGCCCCGCGTCGACTACTCCCTGACCGACCTGGGCCGCGAGGCGGCGGAACAGGTGCGGGGGCTGGCGGAGTGGACGGCGAAGCGGATGGGGGCGGTGCAGGAGGCGCGGGAGGGGTACGACGCGCGGAAGAGGGGCTCTGGGCAGGAATGACAGAGGTCCGCACGGCTCCCTGAACGAATGACGGCGGCGCTTACCGGGCACATTTCTGGCAGGGCGTTGGTTGACCTGAGCGGTACGTCCTTCCATGCGCCCCCTTTCCGCCTTCCACGCATGCTTGAGCGGCCCGATGCTGGGGGCGGGGCGTTGTGCCCACCCGTCCGTCGGTCCAGGTGAGCCGCCGACCGGCGTCCGGACGCCTGAATCGGGGGTTCGCATTGGCCACAGAGAATCCGGAT
This is a stretch of genomic DNA from Streptomyces sp. NBC_00285. It encodes these proteins:
- a CDS encoding SDR family oxidoreductase, yielding MSIVVTGATGHLGRHVVEQLLEKVPAEQITAVVRTPEKAADFAAKGVKIAVADYNSPETFDSVFAAGDKVLLISGNEFDKGRPAQHQVVIDAAKAAGVALLAYTSAPGTLTAALADDHRVTEKALLASGLPYSLLRNGWYNENFTENLAPVLEYNAVVQAAGDGRVSSASRADYAAAAVAVLTGEGHENSTYELGGDDAWSFAEYAAEVGKQAGKEIAYNAVSVEAYTGILTGAGLPGPFAGILAGVDASIAKGELVVSSGDLSRLAGRPATPIAESISVALKG
- a CDS encoding winged helix-turn-helix transcriptional regulator, whose translation is MTVSTERILPEAPTGEAMCPHRLVLEHVTSRWGVLVLIQLLDRPYRFSELRRAIGRVSEKMLTQTLQTLERDGLVHRDARPVIPPRVDYSLTDLGREAAEQVRGLAEWTAKRMGAVQEAREGYDARKRGSGQE